The following proteins are co-located in the Gordonia polyisoprenivorans genome:
- a CDS encoding cell division protein PerM, whose product MPTLRTVASADNLATRLRDARQARRAHHDRPERGPRELILIAFAVPVITILVTLVIVFAVLAMAGSGLSGIGTAVATCWLAINQVPVSIAGVSIGILPLLPTLLVAGGTAAVVASSCRSRHTLSEYVAVGASAVAGALLMTAIALAVVMDGSSVLPIQSPNALEAFGLTLVVQGLAATAGVVLGRSELVTSRLSAADRRGIRYGFVAVLALFAAGGLLILLRLILRFDALRDLVSGGYDFDGYLGLTLLSVLYLPNLIIGAAAVLVGSEAHVGAASVDLFAARGGSVPALPALAVLPDHTVWWAVWGLLVPLAIAGVVAWRCRTADPLRYARSIGMAAAVAATTMVVFGWLAGGTLGEIGAAGITLVTAGVYTLGWIGLSGLVIGLLLNFLPSLRSRTSAASGTDADDWIDAVDADDDDAADDYIDDYLAEDDLADGIDDGYADEGTDSAGEDADEAYVDDGYAEDDYVDGDLDGDSAEYDGDDAAGADDAAGTDPADNGGDDIDAAPTARPRRPGAARIDPDDVDDPEDAWTFDRSDAVTRTKR is encoded by the coding sequence ATGCCCACGCTGAGAACAGTTGCCTCCGCCGACAACCTCGCGACCCGACTTCGCGACGCTCGGCAGGCCCGTCGCGCCCATCATGACCGACCCGAACGTGGCCCGCGCGAGCTGATCCTGATCGCTTTCGCCGTACCGGTCATCACGATCCTCGTCACGCTGGTGATCGTGTTCGCGGTGCTGGCGATGGCCGGCAGCGGACTGTCGGGAATCGGAACGGCCGTCGCCACCTGTTGGCTCGCCATCAATCAGGTCCCAGTCAGCATCGCCGGGGTGAGTATCGGCATACTCCCGCTGCTGCCGACCCTGCTCGTCGCGGGCGGAACCGCAGCGGTGGTGGCGTCGAGTTGCCGGTCCCGGCACACCCTCTCCGAGTACGTCGCCGTCGGCGCGTCGGCCGTCGCCGGTGCGCTGCTCATGACGGCCATCGCACTCGCCGTCGTCATGGACGGCTCATCGGTGCTGCCCATCCAGAGCCCCAACGCCCTCGAGGCGTTCGGCCTCACCCTCGTCGTGCAAGGTCTCGCCGCCACCGCCGGGGTCGTTCTCGGCCGGAGTGAGCTGGTCACCAGCCGTCTGAGCGCCGCCGACCGCCGCGGCATCCGCTACGGATTCGTGGCCGTGCTCGCGCTGTTCGCCGCGGGTGGCCTGTTGATCCTGCTGCGGTTGATCCTGCGATTCGACGCGCTGCGCGACCTCGTCTCCGGCGGCTACGACTTCGACGGCTACCTGGGGCTCACGCTGCTCTCGGTGCTGTATCTGCCCAATCTGATCATCGGAGCGGCCGCCGTCCTCGTCGGGTCCGAGGCGCACGTCGGCGCAGCGTCCGTCGACCTCTTCGCCGCCCGCGGCGGATCGGTGCCCGCTCTGCCGGCACTGGCCGTCCTGCCCGACCACACGGTGTGGTGGGCGGTGTGGGGTCTGCTCGTTCCGCTCGCGATCGCCGGCGTCGTGGCCTGGCGTTGCCGCACCGCCGACCCACTGCGGTACGCGCGCTCGATCGGCATGGCTGCCGCGGTCGCCGCGACAACCATGGTGGTGTTCGGCTGGCTGGCCGGCGGCACCCTCGGGGAGATCGGCGCCGCGGGTATCACGCTGGTCACCGCCGGTGTGTACACGCTGGGGTGGATCGGGCTGTCGGGACTCGTGATCGGCCTCCTCCTCAACTTCCTGCCATCGCTGCGGTCCCGGACATCGGCAGCATCCGGCACCGACGCCGACGACTGGATCGACGCCGTCGACGCAGACGATGACGACGCGGCAGACGACTACATCGATGATTATCTGGCCGAGGACGATCTGGCCGACGGCATCGATGACGGCTATGCCGACGAGGGCACAGACTCCGCCGGCGAGGACGCTGACGAGGCCTACGTCGATGACGGTTACGCCGAGGACGACTACGTGGACGGCGACCTCGACGGTGATAGCGCCGAATACGACGGCGACGATGCAGCCGGCGCCGATGATGCAGCGGGCACCGACCCCGCAGACAACGGCGGCGACGACATCGACGCGGCGCCCACAGCACGCCCGCGCCGGCCCGGGGCGGCCCGGATCGACCCCGACGACGTCGATGATCCCGAGGACGCCTGGACGTTCGACCGCTCCGATGCCGTGACCCGTACCAAACGCTGA
- a CDS encoding 4Fe-4S dicluster domain-containing protein — protein sequence MSQVTFRADVPVTIDESLCIEGCTLCVEVCPLDSLAINPDSGKAYMRVDECWYCGPCAVRCPTGAVTVNMPYLLR from the coding sequence ATGAGTCAGGTCACCTTCCGCGCCGACGTGCCGGTCACCATCGACGAATCCCTGTGCATCGAGGGCTGCACCCTGTGTGTGGAGGTCTGCCCCCTCGACTCGCTCGCGATCAATCCCGACTCGGGCAAGGCGTACATGCGCGTCGACGAATGCTGGTACTGCGGGCCGTGTGCCGTGCGGTGTCCCACCGGAGCGGTCACCGTCAACATGCCGTATCTGCTGCGCTGA
- the purN gene encoding phosphoribosylglycinamide formyltransferase codes for MASGTGSLLEALLSRAAEPGAPFVVAAIAVDRECRAGEIAAREGIPLVMCRMAGYADRGEWDAALTAQVAEFSPEWIVTAGFMKILGPQFLRRFGGRIVNSHPALLPAFPGAHGVADALDYGVKVTGTTVHLVDEGVDTGPVLAQVPVVVEDGDTTDSLHARIKSVERVLLADVVTDLVTRGVVIDGRKAHIP; via the coding sequence ATGGCGTCGGGGACCGGATCGCTGCTCGAGGCCTTGCTCTCCCGCGCCGCAGAACCGGGCGCGCCGTTCGTCGTCGCGGCCATCGCGGTCGACCGGGAGTGTCGCGCCGGCGAGATCGCGGCGCGTGAGGGCATTCCGCTCGTCATGTGCAGGATGGCCGGGTATGCCGATCGAGGCGAGTGGGATGCGGCGCTGACCGCGCAGGTCGCCGAATTCTCCCCGGAGTGGATCGTGACCGCCGGATTCATGAAAATCCTTGGTCCCCAATTCCTTCGACGCTTCGGGGGGCGGATCGTGAACTCGCATCCCGCGCTGCTGCCGGCATTTCCCGGTGCGCACGGCGTCGCCGACGCCCTCGACTACGGAGTCAAGGTCACCGGCACGACGGTGCACCTGGTCGACGAGGGTGTCGACACCGGTCCCGTGCTCGCCCAGGTCCCGGTTGTCGTCGAGGACGGCGACACCACGGATTCCCTGCACGCACGTATCAAATCGGTGGAGCGCGTGCTGCTCGCCGACGTGGTGACGGATCTCGTCACCCGAGGAGTTGTCATCGACGGACGAAAGGCCCACATTCCGTGA
- a CDS encoding fumarate reductase/succinate dehydrogenase flavoprotein subunit — MDIPDLADSTRRDCDVLVIGGGTAGTMAALTAAEHGASVLLLDKAHVRHSGALAMGMDGVNNAVIPGKATPEDYVAEITRANDGIVNQKTVYQTATRGFAMIGRLERYGVKFEKDRYGEYAVRRVHRSGSYVLPMPEGKDVKKALYRVLRKREMRERITIENRLMPVRVLTDDGRAVGAAALHTRTGEFVEIAAKTVILATGPCGRLGLPASGYLYGTYENPTNAGDGYSMAYHAGAELSGIECFQINPLIKDYNGPACAYVANPFGGYQVNAAGERFVDSDYWSGEMMAEVSNEIDSARGPIYLKVSHLPEETLGALESILHTTERPTRGTFHRNRGHDYRTHDIEMHISEIGLCSGHSASGVWVDENGRTTVDGLYAAGDLACVPHNYMIGAFVYGELTGTHAAETARELPMPTDLPSDQLAAAHELIYRPLRNPDGPPQPQVEYKLRRFVNDYVAPPKTSNKLAIAIETFERMRADIEQMGARTPHELMRCAEVTFIRDCAEFAARSSLTRTESRWGLYHQRADLPDRRDDTWGYHLNLRKSADGTMEFVGRPVEPYLVGVEGLDHIPPTDRSVIAIEEPPIVSGPGYRGVESPVRPPVSPPPAAASPRIVELLALSPAHAADLDTYLDDDDATVRRTAISVLGETTPEAFDTALVAALADGSPDVRAAAAHGLRELVEILEPTPQLLGALREHVGSSDPVVRATVVDLLRALRSGDRDLFTRALSDADHRVRIEAIGALVSLDAAAPIAELVVDDNREVRIAVAEGLATIGVGGSGVGVEAIRILAGDRDPLVRAAALAAMAHLGDADIDGPQLVKALRDSAWQVRVGAARGLAAARTESTVAALSGALDDVHHDVRRAAALTLSLWADDPDVRTILESAAHDSDADVRAAVRRSTVRPSTVRASTAGV; from the coding sequence ATGGACATTCCCGACCTCGCCGACAGCACCCGGCGCGACTGTGACGTGTTGGTGATCGGCGGCGGCACCGCCGGAACCATGGCGGCGTTGACCGCCGCGGAGCACGGCGCGTCGGTGCTGCTGCTCGACAAGGCACATGTCCGTCATTCCGGCGCCCTCGCGATGGGGATGGACGGCGTCAACAACGCCGTCATCCCCGGCAAGGCCACACCGGAGGACTACGTCGCCGAGATCACCCGCGCCAATGACGGCATCGTCAATCAGAAGACCGTCTATCAGACGGCCACAAGGGGTTTCGCGATGATCGGACGCCTCGAGCGCTACGGCGTGAAATTCGAGAAGGACCGGTACGGCGAGTACGCGGTGCGGCGGGTGCACCGCTCCGGGTCGTATGTGTTGCCGATGCCGGAGGGTAAGGACGTCAAGAAGGCCCTCTACCGGGTACTGCGCAAACGCGAGATGCGCGAACGGATCACGATCGAGAACCGGTTGATGCCGGTGCGCGTGCTCACCGACGACGGACGGGCCGTCGGCGCCGCCGCATTGCACACGCGCACCGGCGAATTCGTGGAGATCGCGGCCAAGACCGTAATCCTCGCGACCGGACCGTGCGGCCGGCTCGGCCTTCCCGCCTCCGGCTATCTGTATGGCACGTACGAGAATCCAACCAACGCCGGTGACGGCTACTCGATGGCCTACCATGCCGGAGCCGAGCTCAGCGGCATCGAGTGCTTTCAGATCAATCCACTGATCAAGGACTACAACGGACCGGCGTGCGCGTACGTGGCCAATCCGTTCGGCGGCTACCAGGTCAACGCTGCCGGCGAGCGCTTCGTCGACTCCGACTACTGGTCGGGCGAGATGATGGCGGAGGTGAGCAACGAGATCGACTCGGCGCGCGGCCCCATCTACCTCAAGGTCAGCCACCTGCCGGAGGAGACCCTCGGCGCCCTCGAATCGATCCTGCACACCACCGAACGCCCCACCCGCGGTACCTTTCACCGCAATCGCGGACACGACTACCGCACCCACGACATCGAGATGCACATCTCCGAGATCGGTTTGTGCAGTGGGCATTCGGCGTCGGGGGTGTGGGTCGACGAGAACGGTCGCACCACCGTCGACGGCTTGTACGCGGCCGGAGACCTGGCGTGCGTGCCGCACAACTACATGATCGGCGCCTTCGTCTACGGCGAACTCACCGGCACGCATGCCGCCGAGACCGCACGGGAGCTGCCGATGCCTACCGACCTGCCGTCCGACCAGCTCGCCGCAGCCCACGAACTGATCTACCGCCCGTTGCGCAACCCCGACGGGCCACCGCAACCCCAGGTCGAGTACAAGCTCCGACGCTTCGTCAACGACTATGTGGCGCCGCCGAAGACGTCGAACAAACTGGCCATCGCCATCGAGACCTTCGAGCGTATGCGCGCCGACATCGAGCAGATGGGTGCACGCACGCCGCACGAGCTGATGCGGTGTGCCGAGGTGACGTTCATCCGTGACTGCGCCGAGTTCGCGGCCCGCAGTTCCCTCACGCGCACCGAAAGTCGTTGGGGCCTCTACCACCAACGCGCCGACCTGCCCGACCGACGCGACGACACGTGGGGTTATCACCTCAATCTCCGCAAATCGGCCGACGGCACAATGGAGTTCGTGGGCCGCCCCGTCGAGCCCTACCTCGTCGGCGTCGAGGGTCTCGACCACATTCCGCCGACGGACCGGTCGGTGATCGCCATCGAGGAGCCCCCGATCGTCAGCGGACCGGGATATCGGGGAGTCGAGAGCCCGGTGCGTCCACCGGTATCGCCACCGCCGGCCGCGGCCTCACCGCGCATCGTCGAACTCCTGGCACTGTCCCCCGCGCACGCCGCCGACCTCGACACCTACCTCGACGATGACGACGCGACCGTGCGCCGCACCGCGATCTCGGTGCTCGGCGAGACCACACCCGAGGCGTTCGACACCGCCCTCGTCGCGGCGCTCGCCGACGGTTCGCCCGACGTCCGCGCCGCGGCCGCGCACGGGCTGCGCGAGCTCGTCGAGATCCTCGAGCCCACCCCGCAATTGCTCGGCGCGCTGCGAGAACACGTCGGCTCGTCGGACCCCGTGGTGCGCGCCACCGTCGTCGACCTGTTGCGCGCGTTGCGTTCCGGTGATCGTGACCTGTTCACCCGCGCTCTGTCCGACGCCGACCATCGCGTCCGGATCGAGGCCATCGGCGCCCTCGTGTCCTTGGACGCGGCCGCCCCCATTGCCGAACTGGTCGTCGACGACAACCGAGAGGTCCGTATCGCGGTCGCCGAGGGGCTCGCGACCATCGGGGTCGGCGGCAGCGGGGTTGGCGTCGAAGCCATCCGCATCCTGGCGGGCGACCGGGATCCGCTGGTGCGCGCCGCCGCGCTGGCCGCGATGGCTCACCTCGGCGACGCCGACATCGACGGGCCGCAGCTGGTTAAGGCGTTGCGCGACAGCGCCTGGCAGGTCCGTGTCGGCGCCGCGCGCGGGTTGGCCGCAGCACGTACCGAGTCGACCGTTGCGGCATTGTCCGGCGCGCTCGACGACGTGCATCACGACGTCCGCAGAGCCGCGGCCCTGACCCTGTCGCTCTGGGCCGACGACCCCGACGTGCGGACGATTCTCGAAAGTGCCGCCCACGATTCCGACGCCGATGTCCGCGCGGCGGTGCGTCGCAGTACGGTTCGGCCCAGTACGGTTCGTGCGAGTACGGCAGGTGTGTGA
- the purH gene encoding bifunctional phosphoribosylaminoimidazolecarboxamide formyltransferase/IMP cyclohydrolase, which yields MNAPSTDASRRPIRRALVSVYDKSGLAELATALHGAGVEIVSTGSTAKTIAAQGVPVIEVSEVTGFPECLDGRVKTLHPKVHAGILADTRKPSHVDQLTELGVAAFDLVVVNLYPFTDTVASGAGPDECIEQIDIGGPSMVRGAAKNHPSVAVVVDPYDYDAARAAVADGGFSLRQRQELAAKAFRHTADYDVAVASWMSNVVAPPASTAQGEHEPTGTGFPEWAGATWARSAVLRYGENPHQAAALYLSTADHEGLASAEQLHGKEMSYNNYTDSDAAWRSAHDFDAPAVAIIKHANPCGIAVGADIGEAHRKAHACDPVSAYGGVIAANREITVEMAEQVAEIFTEVLIAPGFADGALSVLQRKKNIRILRAVPPKRGGIETRPISGGLLMQDRDILDAAGDNPAAWTLAAGAPADEDTLRDLEFAWRACRSVKSNAILLAKDGASVGVGMGQVNRVDSAHLAVTRAGERAAGSAAASDAFFPFPDGLQVLIAGGVSAVVQPGGSIRDNEVIEAANEAGITLYLTGARHFAH from the coding sequence GTGAACGCACCCAGCACCGACGCCTCCCGCCGCCCCATTCGCCGGGCTCTGGTGAGCGTCTACGACAAGAGCGGGCTGGCGGAGCTGGCGACCGCGCTTCACGGCGCCGGCGTGGAGATCGTGTCCACCGGGTCGACCGCGAAGACCATCGCCGCACAAGGTGTCCCGGTGATCGAGGTGTCGGAGGTGACCGGTTTTCCCGAGTGCCTCGACGGCCGGGTCAAGACGCTGCACCCCAAGGTGCACGCCGGTATCCTCGCCGACACCCGTAAACCCTCGCACGTCGATCAGTTGACCGAATTGGGCGTTGCGGCTTTCGATCTCGTCGTGGTGAACCTCTACCCGTTCACCGATACCGTCGCCTCCGGTGCGGGCCCGGACGAGTGCATCGAGCAGATCGACATCGGCGGTCCGTCGATGGTGCGTGGCGCGGCCAAGAACCATCCCAGTGTGGCCGTCGTCGTCGACCCCTACGATTACGACGCCGCGCGCGCTGCCGTGGCCGACGGCGGGTTCTCGTTGCGGCAGCGACAAGAACTGGCAGCCAAGGCTTTCCGGCACACCGCCGACTACGACGTGGCGGTGGCCTCGTGGATGTCGAACGTGGTGGCCCCGCCCGCGTCGACCGCTCAGGGTGAACACGAGCCCACCGGAACCGGATTTCCCGAGTGGGCCGGCGCCACATGGGCGCGTTCGGCGGTGCTGCGGTACGGCGAGAATCCCCATCAGGCCGCGGCTCTGTACCTGTCGACCGCCGACCACGAGGGTCTGGCGTCGGCAGAACAGCTGCACGGCAAGGAGATGAGCTACAACAACTACACCGACTCGGATGCGGCGTGGCGCAGTGCGCACGACTTCGACGCTCCGGCCGTGGCGATCATCAAGCACGCCAACCCCTGTGGCATCGCGGTCGGCGCCGACATCGGCGAAGCGCACCGTAAGGCCCACGCCTGCGACCCGGTCAGCGCCTACGGCGGGGTGATCGCTGCCAACCGCGAGATCACCGTCGAGATGGCCGAACAGGTCGCCGAGATCTTCACCGAGGTGCTCATCGCCCCGGGATTCGCCGACGGCGCGTTGTCGGTGTTGCAGCGCAAGAAGAACATTCGCATCCTGCGCGCCGTCCCGCCCAAGCGCGGCGGAATCGAGACGCGGCCCATCTCCGGTGGCCTGCTGATGCAGGACCGCGACATCCTCGACGCCGCCGGTGACAACCCGGCCGCATGGACGCTGGCGGCCGGCGCCCCGGCCGACGAGGACACCCTGCGCGATCTCGAATTCGCCTGGCGTGCGTGCCGTTCGGTGAAGTCCAACGCGATCCTGCTGGCCAAGGACGGCGCCTCGGTGGGCGTGGGCATGGGTCAGGTCAACCGGGTGGATTCGGCGCACCTCGCCGTCACTCGCGCGGGCGAGCGGGCAGCCGGCAGCGCAGCCGCCTCCGATGCGTTCTTCCCGTTCCCCGACGGCCTGCAGGTCCTCATCGCCGGTGGCGTGAGTGCCGTGGTGCAGCCGGGGGGATCGATCCGCGACAACGAGGTCATCGAGGCCGCCAACGAGGCCGGCATCACCTTGTACCTGACCGGTGCACGGCATTTCGCGCACTGA
- a CDS encoding DUF5336 domain-containing protein, with protein MSYQPGSGYGQQPESGQTQGQGAGYSQPGQASSPQGYPQQSTYGQGYGQASAQQGYGQPSYGQQGYGDQSAYGQQGYGQQSGYGQQGYGSGYGQQGYGQQDYGQQGYGQQGYGQPAAPKQPFAGVPPIVAPVLAATIGVLGVVLLFCGFAAGYTIEGNVVNDTQKLFASDLSAAYVLVVATGFLAFTGLIKSYRVAPLVAAGATAGVLLTIIMYAGADLDESSNYSLGHGAGAIILLVLSILIFLLAVGWLLLDLGVVKTAAAPEIGAAAQATDPAAASAQAATAYGYGASTPGVTSQAQGVASVPGATAVIPGATQATTAYPTAGTASSGAPATTAQPSGAQPSGAQPSGAQPTAAPSYDPSSYAGYGQGAHAAPSAGAAPGATAAIPQAGSEAVSGSESTSIFQKPEPPQANS; from the coding sequence ATGAGCTACCAGCCAGGAAGCGGCTACGGGCAGCAGCCCGAGTCCGGACAGACCCAGGGCCAGGGTGCGGGCTATTCGCAGCCCGGCCAGGCATCCTCGCCGCAGGGCTACCCGCAGCAGTCGACCTACGGTCAGGGCTACGGACAGGCCTCCGCCCAGCAGGGTTACGGTCAGCCGAGCTACGGCCAGCAGGGCTACGGTGACCAGTCCGCTTATGGTCAACAGGGGTATGGACAGCAGTCCGGGTACGGCCAACAGGGCTACGGATCGGGCTACGGGCAACAGGGCTACGGCCAGCAGGACTACGGGCAACAGGGTTACGGCCAGCAGGGGTATGGCCAGCCCGCCGCACCCAAGCAGCCGTTCGCAGGCGTTCCGCCGATCGTCGCACCCGTCCTCGCGGCTACCATCGGTGTGCTCGGCGTCGTGCTGCTGTTCTGCGGGTTCGCGGCCGGATACACCATCGAGGGAAACGTGGTCAACGACACGCAGAAGCTCTTCGCTTCTGATCTCAGTGCCGCATACGTCTTGGTCGTGGCAACCGGGTTCCTCGCGTTCACCGGGCTGATCAAGTCCTACCGGGTGGCTCCGCTCGTCGCGGCCGGTGCGACCGCGGGCGTGCTGCTCACCATCATCATGTACGCCGGTGCCGATCTTGACGAGTCCAGCAACTACTCGCTCGGCCACGGTGCCGGCGCAATCATCCTGCTGGTGCTCTCGATCCTGATCTTCCTGCTCGCCGTCGGCTGGTTGCTCCTCGATCTCGGTGTCGTCAAGACCGCTGCCGCTCCCGAGATCGGTGCCGCGGCGCAGGCCACCGACCCCGCGGCCGCCTCGGCGCAGGCTGCCACTGCCTACGGCTACGGCGCCTCCACTCCGGGGGTCACCTCGCAGGCGCAGGGCGTCGCCTCTGTGCCGGGAGCGACCGCGGTGATCCCGGGTGCGACCCAGGCCACGACCGCCTACCCGACCGCGGGCACCGCATCGTCGGGTGCCCCGGCCACCACCGCGCAGCCGTCGGGCGCCCAACCGTCGGGCGCCCAACCGTCGGGCGCCCAGCCGACCGCTGCGCCGAGCTATGACCCGTCGTCGTATGCCGGATACGGGCAGGGCGCGCACGCCGCTCCGTCGGCCGGCGCGGCTCCCGGGGCGACCGCGGCGATTCCGCAGGCCGGATCCGAGGCCGTCTCCGGATCGGAGAGCACCTCGATCTTCCAGAAGCCGGAGCCCCCGCAGGCCAACAGCTGA
- a CDS encoding sulfite exporter TauE/SafE family protein — translation MSILDYLLLVVAGFGAGLIGYVTGLASVVSYPALLAVGLPPIAANVTNTVALVSVGIGSLGQSGRILLDGDRRRLVGGGVAALIGGSIGAVVLLLAPADSFKVTVPYLVAIASIALLLQPRLRDLASHHVDRPWIWYVGLAVVSIYGGYFGAGAGIMLLALALIFTSESLWRATLLKSLFLGIANLVAALLFAVSGPVHWTAALAMAIGCLAGGWCGPPTVKRLPAAPLRIAVGIAGLGLAVWLGVNG, via the coding sequence ATGAGCATCCTCGACTATCTCCTGCTCGTCGTCGCCGGATTCGGGGCGGGCCTCATCGGCTACGTCACCGGCCTGGCTTCCGTGGTCAGCTATCCGGCACTCCTGGCGGTGGGCCTGCCGCCGATCGCGGCGAACGTCACCAACACCGTCGCACTGGTGTCCGTCGGGATCGGCAGCCTCGGTCAGTCCGGTCGCATCCTGCTCGACGGTGACCGCCGACGCCTCGTCGGCGGGGGTGTGGCCGCGCTGATCGGCGGCTCCATCGGCGCGGTCGTCCTGCTGCTCGCGCCCGCCGACAGCTTCAAGGTCACGGTGCCCTACCTCGTGGCCATCGCATCGATCGCGCTGCTCCTGCAACCCCGGCTGCGCGACCTGGCATCCCACCACGTCGACCGGCCCTGGATCTGGTACGTCGGTCTGGCGGTCGTCTCCATCTACGGCGGCTACTTCGGTGCCGGCGCCGGAATCATGCTGCTGGCACTGGCACTCATCTTCACCAGCGAATCACTCTGGCGGGCAACGCTGTTGAAATCTCTGTTTCTTGGGATCGCCAACCTCGTGGCGGCACTGCTGTTCGCCGTTTCGGGGCCCGTGCACTGGACCGCGGCGCTGGCCATGGCGATCGGTTGCCTCGCCGGTGGCTGGTGCGGGCCGCCGACCGTCAAACGTCTACCGGCGGCGCCGTTGCGGATCGCCGTCGGGATCGCCGGGCTCGGCCTCGCGGTGTGGCTGGGCGTCAACGGATAG
- a CDS encoding GntR family transcriptional regulator, with protein sequence MQSEPLPSRRPAPPGRVRADNARVVADVLRRAIHDGAIGEALDERALIDEFNVSRNTIREALAALTDEGLIRRSPRVGTHVVARKLDHGLDALLGLQETFRRHGAVRNVVKIATLVDPPRLVARRLRLDDAQAVYIERLRYLDDEPISLDITYLVPDLGIAVLDHDLESQDVFTVLEEVAGGRLGRADMTVEAVDADPHSAAHLEIASGSSLLLLERLTHLAADDRPVDLEYIRLRSDRVVLRSTAYRNEQLP encoded by the coding sequence ATGCAGTCCGAACCCCTGCCGTCCCGACGCCCGGCGCCGCCCGGTCGCGTCCGCGCCGACAACGCCCGCGTCGTCGCCGACGTCCTTCGGCGAGCCATCCATGACGGCGCCATCGGTGAGGCGCTCGACGAGCGCGCACTGATCGACGAGTTCAACGTCTCCCGCAACACCATCCGCGAGGCACTCGCCGCGCTCACCGACGAAGGACTGATCCGGCGGTCGCCTCGGGTCGGAACGCACGTCGTGGCGCGCAAACTCGATCACGGCCTCGACGCCCTGCTGGGCCTGCAGGAGACCTTCCGCCGACACGGCGCGGTCCGCAACGTCGTCAAGATCGCCACACTCGTCGATCCGCCGCGGCTCGTCGCGCGCCGACTGCGTCTCGACGATGCCCAGGCCGTCTACATCGAGCGTCTGCGATACCTCGACGACGAGCCGATCAGTCTCGACATCACCTACCTCGTACCGGATCTCGGGATCGCCGTGCTCGACCACGACCTCGAATCCCAGGATGTCTTCACGGTGCTCGAGGAGGTCGCCGGGGGCCGGCTCGGCCGCGCCGACATGACCGTCGAGGCCGTCGACGCCGACCCCCACTCGGCCGCACATCTCGAAATCGCCTCGGGGAGTTCACTTCTTCTCCTCGAACGACTCACCCACCTCGCCGCCGACGACCGGCCCGTCGATCTCGAGTACATCCGCCTGCGCAGTGACCGGGTCGTTCTGCGCAGCACCGCCTACCGAAACGAGCAACTCCCATGA
- a CDS encoding ABC transporter permease — protein MTLFVDITPQEQGGEPEIGRRAGRSRWKAVGLHVGLPLLSLVVFLVLWQIVAVSGVWSEVFVPRLGTVWHAFVEMSTTHDGVIGYAGYYWWEHLYMTLRRVVVGVIIGVGVGVVLGLVMGSVPVIRRVLEPWLTFLRALPPLAYFFLLVIWLGIDEAPKITLLALAALPPAAVATTAAVGAAPVALVEAARALGASRREVLRDVIIPAALPETFTGIRLSVGIAYSSVVAAELFNGIPGIGGVVKDASNYNNTPVVLVGIALIGFSGLVIDGVLRVIEHRAVPWRGKA, from the coding sequence ATGACCTTGTTCGTGGACATCACCCCGCAGGAGCAGGGCGGGGAACCCGAGATCGGGCGACGCGCCGGCCGATCCCGCTGGAAAGCGGTGGGGCTGCACGTGGGTCTGCCGCTGTTGTCGTTGGTCGTGTTCCTGGTGCTGTGGCAGATCGTCGCGGTCAGTGGTGTGTGGAGCGAGGTGTTCGTGCCCCGGCTCGGTACCGTGTGGCACGCCTTCGTCGAGATGTCGACGACGCACGACGGGGTCATCGGCTACGCCGGTTATTACTGGTGGGAGCACCTCTACATGACCCTGCGGCGGGTCGTTGTCGGTGTGATCATCGGCGTGGGAGTTGGCGTCGTACTCGGGCTGGTGATGGGCTCGGTGCCGGTGATCCGGCGAGTTCTGGAGCCGTGGCTGACCTTCTTGCGCGCGCTACCTCCGCTGGCGTACTTCTTCCTCCTCGTCATCTGGCTGGGAATCGACGAGGCACCCAAGATCACGTTGCTGGCCCTGGCGGCACTGCCGCCGGCGGCCGTTGCCACGACCGCGGCGGTCGGCGCGGCGCCGGTGGCGCTCGTCGAGGCGGCTCGTGCGCTCGGGGCCTCGCGCCGTGAGGTGTTGCGCGACGTCATCATCCCGGCAGCCCTCCCCGAAACCTTCACCGGCATAAGGCTCTCGGTCGGCATCGCCTACTCGTCGGTGGTGGCCGCCGAACTGTTCAACGGCATCCCGGGCATCGGTGGAGTCGTCAAGGACGCAAGCAATTACAACAACACTCCCGTGGTGCTCGTCGGTATCGCCCTGATCGGATTTTCCGGTCTGGTCATCGACGGTGTCCTGCGGGTCATCGAGCACCGCGCGGTGCCCTGGCGTGGAAAGGCCTGA